A stretch of DNA from Pyxicephalus adspersus chromosome 5, UCB_Pads_2.0, whole genome shotgun sequence:
tgaacCAAAAACTATACAACTATGTCTTATTCTTTTCAGATCCAGAATGAGAATGGTGTACTTCTCTTCCTGGTCGTGTGGACTGTGACAGAGATCATTCGATATTCCTATTACACTTTTAATCTTCTCAACCACTTACCCTACTTTATTAAATGGGCCAGGTAAGCACCAATCTTTGGTGGAAGACCAGATTCACATGTCCAGCTAACACTGGTGTCACTATCATAGACACACGAGGAACCAGATCTGCTGCTAAATGTACCAACCTATGACACccaatcagatttcagattttctgggggtattcactgtttttttttatgagatttaaataaaaatgtgtaaagattgggtgacatttaaaaatagacaccCAATGTCAGGAcattgggagaaatacagatttgtattgtgaagaaaacaaacttccagtggaaatctaaacaggatttttccttgcatatgattggattgTTGAAGTCAGTGGAGagtcatctcatttactaagctaagtgaaatttctCTTGCAGATAGCATTTTGCTAGGTTCACACacatgcgtgcccactcttattttgcaaacaattctttggtggtccgtgggtctggccagtcccccccccccccccccccaccggggtcaggagaaggaccccactgggagggaGAGCCTTGGACCATTtatcccgtatggaattgcaggctcagggcggtgggcgggttgtctctctgaacacaaacTGCCCATTCTTCCATTGTaagctcagacctgtgatgagagagtggccGGGTTTTGGTTTTTGGTAGCGTGACGTcgctcagggggaagtttcttttccttgagtgacacataggcaggggtgtagttatCATGCACATGCACTCCCACCATAGATAGTACTATGCCAActcttttttatgactacacccctgagccacatgcaaaaatgttttccagcTGCAGTGGGAGCAGATGAGTTTGAGTCTGCACTGGATCAGCATAACAGCTACATCCAtgaacattttcagaattttccTCTGTCTCCGTCATCAAAatgctaattaaataaaaaaagcccttCTGTTCTCATTACATACTTTATGTGACATTGGACATGTGACAGCCTCAGAACTCTTCTCAAGAACCTCAACCTTGATGCAAGCAGTGAGCTAGTTTCTGAGAAGAGTTATACAAATATCAGATTACCTTGATGGGTGTATGTCACCCTGGAGGAAAAGGTGATCCTAGGCAGACTGTCTATGTGTGTAGGCGGTCTGGGTAAATTCCCATATGTAATGATGAGAAGCCATGATTgcaagaactgaaatccaatgaataaatatAAGCCAGTAAACATGGAAAAGAAAGGtttagatcagcagtcgccaaccgttGGTCCGCgacaaaattttggtggttcacagCTCTGGTCcgtgttggcgaccactggtctagatcagtgtttcttggcctgtttaatgtgggggaacctctaaaataattttcaggtcttcagggaaccctggctataatttctatatccacagttcacagtacattagcatggtggtcagttggaaaaatgcTTCCTATATtcctggccactgggaagaatgtcacctttatagataaccaaaaagatcactggtgtctgTCAAACTCACCTgcaaggcacaaattgctcactgctcaaggaacccctagcaacttctggaggaaccctggttgagaaacattgatctagatGATGGTAGATATCCTCCAGCCTCTACTTGACTCactgcagcttttattgcacCTTATAAGAAGCTGAGGGTGTGTAGTGAAATCATAGTAAGTAATTACAGtggagccggtacaactgtgcgaGTCAAAAAGGAAGGCTAGACCGATGTTCAAAATTGGCAGAGATGGATTTCCATGATATTCAGGACACCTGTTCACTTTAAACCCTCACTGACATAACTTCAGTATTAGCATGCCATGGCTGCTTTTCATGAATTTTAGAATAAACCTGTTCTCAGCCTAATAAGTGGAAGAAGATGTTATATCTGGGGAATATTGCTCTCATGTCTTTGTCTTTTGTTGAAAGGGCCGCACACAGAGATGCTGACCTATATTCTATATCTGATCAAACATCCATGGCGAGGTAAAGGACAGTCTGCCAGGTGGTCTGAGAAATATCACACAAACCGTGACACCATTTCAGCCGTGGCAAAGACAGTTTACCTTGATGTCTTTGTCAAATCGATATGAGAATCTTGTCCCAAGTTGTCACAGATTTTGACCAACAATACCTAGGGGGGTGACTGGTTTAATGAGGAACCCAAGGCAGATGATTCTGACAGAAGGTTACAATGGCAgcaatatatattctgtataaaatattgtGGGAAATGATGGATCATATATGAAAAACTGTATTTCAGTAAAACCAAACTCTAAACAGATTTAGACATGGATGAGATACATATATGTGCCAAATAAGTTTTAATACCATGCAGCCACTTTTGGGTTTTATGCAACTTCATGGAACAGCACAACGATGGTGACACCACTCACTTTGTTGGAGTTAGGGGTACAATAATTTCACCTCCCAACCTGCAGCcctaataattgaaaaataaagcagaaacaaCTTACCTAATAATTATCTCCTCTGGTCATTTTTTACTTACCAGTACATGTGCATTCAGCAAAATCTAATTGGCTTCTAGTGCTGCACCTCCTGCTCACATTTGGAGTGCAGATTTGCAGGCGCTGATAGGAAAACTAAATTAAGACAATAAGTACCTCTATATTTAATTTGTGCCTAGACTATTAAAGTATGAACATAGTCAATAGATGTGACATCAGTGATTAGTGTGTGTAACACCTATTGGCTTTTATAATCTCCAatagtaataaattataattagcCTAGGATTGCCCATTTGTCAGGACTGGCAACCGCCCATCAGAAAATTTGGATATTACCATATTACATAACAACATAAATCAAAGCAATCCCAACCTCAGATTGGAATTTGGATCAGCAATCTGAGTTGCTATCCAACACATGGCAGTGAACAATATCTGTCCTTGACAGGTATgatagggctcagccaatccaagCTGTAAGACCATGACAGAATGCCCCTTCTAAAGTCTTGTGATCTGATCTGGGATCTATATATACTATCATCTGGAGCAGAATGAAGGGTCATCTAGAACCCATAAAGATGGCCTTATACTCAATGGCATGTCTGGAAAGGTATTCCTGTATCGCTTGGGGTCCTAACAGATGCCTGCAGTCCTCAGCTATCCCCTCCTACCCCTCCTTCACTTAGTGCAGCAGAAATTGATCCTTATTGCCAAATGCCAAAGAGACCTACAATACCTGTCAATGATATACCTATCAATAGCTCAGGTAAATTGGTGACTTGATTAGCTTAGCCTGTGTACCTGTTTGGTCGATCTAGTaaatctcaaaaaaatacaaatgttgatTCAGGAATTCCAAATCTCATTGGATTTTTCAACTAATCCAACTGGATTTGACCAGACTTTTTCCACTCACCTCTAGTACAGGGGTAGGGTGCTGTGATGGGTGCTActatgtgcaacacccttttaatcAGCCatgatttttctataatttgaaaagtgaaaagttttattgaaaaatgtcattagcatgtttGAGAGGGAAAAAGAGAATCCAAATATCTAATAAAGAGAAtcctaataataaaagtattaattAAGGGGTCAGTCCTGCTAtggttaaattatttattgtgataGATTTTAGAATATTAAATCATAAGTTTGTTTCTTGTTCTGCACACCTGGGTGCCAATTATATCCATATCGGTTTTATGATAATTTGTACTATGGAGAATATTACATGTAGAGCTAAGAAAACATAAAGATTAACGAgcacagaaatagaaatatatcAGGGAGATCTCACTTTTGGTGTATTTAATATAGAAAGCCTGGGGCTACTTCCACCTGCCAGGGTCAACTgtaactaaaatatcacttttcagTAGACTAGTTTTTGTAGCGACTATGCCGAAAAGAATTGACACCCAACCATGCATAATCCTTATTGCAGCACTTCTATACACATCACCATTTATGGATCAATGAAGTCTGCATTCTAAATTCTAGTAAAAGAGAGAAGTAACTTTGTCTGCTTTTCTTCTCCaggtataatttatttattgtcttgTATCCTGCTGGTGTAGCTGGTGAACTCCTAACAATTTATGCTGCTCTACCATACGTGAGGAAGACTGCAATGTACTCTCTGCGACTTCCAAACAAGTACAACGTTTCCTTCGATTACTACTACTTCCTCATCTCTGTCATGTGTTCTTATATACCATGTGAGTCAAACACTTTATGCAATGATAGTGTACTGgttacaccaaaaaaaaaaaaatatatatttatttttatatatatatatatatatatataacatctaaAGGCCAAAATGAATCATTTGTCATCAACTATTCAAATAGTTACTTACAAACCTGTAATGTACTTAATACATCAATTCATAATACAATG
This window harbors:
- the HACD1 gene encoding very-long-chain (3R)-3-hydroxyacyl-CoA dehydratase 1 isoform X3, producing the protein MFRFYMDKGTHKGLYRSIQKTLKFFQTFALFELVHCALGIVRTSVLVTGVQVSSRIFMVWFITNSIKQIQNENGVLLFLVVWTVTEIIRYSYYTFNLLNHLPYFIKWARYNLFIVLYPAGVAGELLTIYAALPYVRKTAMYSLRLPNKYNVSFDYYYFLISVMCSYIPLFPQLYLHMLRQRRRVLHGEVIVEKDD